One part of the Bacteroidia bacterium genome encodes these proteins:
- a CDS encoding TAT-variant-translocated molybdopterin oxidoreductase, with product MNKPKYWKSIDELKQTPEYLEEARKEFPTDIPMSQTLENVKDEDLNLSANRRDFMKMLGFGITAATLSACVEGPVKKAIPYVEKPQDIIPGVANWYSSTTPGGIPVMVKTREGRPIKLEGNPDSRLTNGGLDAIGQATVLSLYDQARAKAPKSGGSLTDWGAIDTDMAKAMADIKANGGKVRVLSGTILSPSTKALFGEFLGEFEDGQHVTYDALSASALAKAHESGFGTRAIPSYQFDKAKVIASFACDFLGTWVSPVEFSSQYTKGRNPDGAWMSRHFQVESLLSLTGANADMRATIQPSNMGKALTSLYNKVARKTGKGELPGGSSFNVGGNLLDKIADELAAARGESLVVCGSNDANHQMLVAGINEMLGNYGSTLDIANPSHMKQGDDEAMAALVQEIKGGGVDAVFIYNCNPVYDHAMGADLAAALKNVAVSVSFSNTDDETSKACKYHTPDHHYLESWGDAQQTATNFSLVQPTIHPIFDTRQAQDSVLKWMGSDQDFYGYMRGQWEGLIISPLEEDWDETLRKGLYSMPASTEVAVFNAEGIPAAASAAQSGGGSEDQFELITYAKVGIGDGTYANNPWLQEMPDPISRVTWDDYVTIPFAYAEANGIKHGDKISISGAGAEDITLPAYVQTGQAAGTIGIALGYGRDGEAAGKVAAKVGGVNAYTLNNGAKVSISKTGGKYPLALAQEHDYTYDKSLVGVMKSFGMEEDADRTEEIIKETVLPLYKSAPDAENDYRESQSKYKDKKKHLLSLWESHFDDPATMRRIHWAMAIDLNKCTGCGACVVSCQAENNVPVVGKQEVMDRRAMHWMRIDRYYSGNPENPDTVFQPMMCQHCDNAPCETVCPVLATIHSDEGLNQMAYNRCVGTRYCANNCPYKVRRFNWFNYTNGEQFTDINPAHNDLGRLVLNPDVTVRFRGVMEKCSFCVQRLQEAKLRAKVNQGSSLVKPEPNFRGYTACQQSCPTGAIVFGDRNDPESEISKLWSEDNERKYLALEEVKTLSSVAYLTKVRNRTEAEYEEIKEEKHNEIYS from the coding sequence ATGAACAAGCCCAAGTACTGGAAAAGTATAGATGAGCTAAAACAAACTCCTGAATATCTGGAAGAGGCGAGGAAGGAGTTTCCTACCGATATCCCAATGTCTCAGACATTGGAAAATGTTAAGGATGAAGACCTGAACCTTAGCGCGAACCGTAGGGATTTCATGAAAATGTTAGGGTTTGGTATTACTGCCGCAACCCTTTCTGCATGTGTAGAAGGGCCGGTAAAAAAAGCCATTCCTTATGTAGAGAAACCTCAGGACATCATTCCCGGTGTTGCTAACTGGTATTCTTCTACTACACCAGGTGGAATTCCGGTTATGGTTAAGACCCGCGAAGGTCGTCCGATCAAACTGGAAGGTAATCCTGATTCCCGTCTTACCAACGGAGGCTTAGATGCCATTGGTCAGGCTACTGTATTGAGTCTCTACGATCAGGCTCGTGCAAAAGCTCCCAAGTCAGGCGGAAGTTTGACGGACTGGGGAGCGATTGATACAGACATGGCAAAAGCTATGGCAGATATCAAAGCCAATGGAGGAAAAGTCAGAGTTTTATCTGGTACAATTCTTAGTCCTAGTACGAAAGCCCTTTTCGGAGAATTCCTGGGAGAATTTGAAGATGGACAGCACGTAACTTACGATGCCCTGTCTGCTTCTGCTTTGGCTAAGGCACATGAAAGTGGATTTGGTACAAGAGCTATTCCTTCCTACCAATTCGACAAAGCGAAAGTTATAGCAAGTTTTGCCTGTGATTTCCTGGGAACCTGGGTTTCACCGGTAGAATTTTCTTCTCAATATACCAAAGGCCGTAATCCTGACGGAGCCTGGATGTCTCGTCATTTCCAGGTAGAGTCTCTGTTGAGTTTGACAGGTGCAAACGCGGATATGCGTGCGACCATCCAGCCAAGCAATATGGGGAAAGCCTTGACCTCTCTATATAATAAGGTAGCTCGCAAAACCGGAAAAGGAGAACTTCCCGGTGGAAGCAGTTTCAACGTAGGTGGAAACCTCCTTGACAAAATTGCTGACGAATTAGCAGCTGCTCGTGGAGAATCTCTAGTTGTTTGCGGAAGCAATGATGCCAACCACCAAATGCTGGTAGCGGGTATCAATGAGATGCTCGGCAACTACGGTTCTACCCTTGACATCGCAAATCCCAGCCACATGAAGCAGGGAGATGACGAGGCAATGGCTGCCCTTGTACAGGAAATCAAAGGAGGAGGCGTAGATGCAGTATTTATCTACAACTGTAACCCGGTATACGATCACGCCATGGGTGCTGATCTGGCTGCCGCTTTGAAAAATGTAGCCGTATCTGTTTCCTTCTCGAATACAGATGATGAAACTTCAAAAGCATGTAAGTACCATACTCCGGATCATCACTATTTGGAATCATGGGGCGATGCTCAGCAAACAGCGACTAACTTTAGTCTTGTTCAGCCAACTATCCACCCGATTTTTGATACTCGCCAGGCTCAGGATTCTGTTCTGAAATGGATGGGATCTGATCAGGATTTTTATGGCTATATGAGAGGGCAATGGGAAGGTCTGATCATCAGTCCTTTGGAGGAAGATTGGGATGAAACCCTGCGTAAAGGTCTTTATTCTATGCCTGCATCTACAGAAGTGGCGGTTTTCAATGCAGAAGGAATTCCTGCTGCTGCCAGCGCTGCTCAATCCGGTGGAGGTTCTGAAGATCAGTTCGAGTTGATCACTTATGCTAAAGTAGGTATCGGTGATGGAACATATGCAAACAATCCATGGTTGCAGGAAATGCCTGATCCAATCAGCCGCGTTACCTGGGATGACTATGTAACAATTCCTTTCGCTTATGCCGAAGCAAATGGCATCAAGCATGGAGATAAAATATCAATCAGTGGAGCCGGAGCAGAAGATATCACGCTTCCTGCTTATGTTCAGACAGGTCAGGCTGCCGGTACCATTGGTATCGCTCTGGGATATGGAAGAGATGGAGAAGCTGCTGGTAAAGTAGCTGCGAAAGTAGGTGGAGTAAATGCTTACACCCTGAACAACGGAGCCAAAGTTTCTATCAGCAAAACAGGTGGAAAATATCCACTTGCACTCGCTCAGGAACATGATTATACCTATGACAAAAGCCTCGTAGGAGTCATGAAGAGCTTTGGAATGGAAGAAGATGCAGACAGAACAGAGGAGATCATCAAAGAAACCGTTCTTCCGCTTTATAAAAGTGCTCCTGACGCAGAAAACGACTACAGAGAATCTCAAAGTAAATACAAAGACAAGAAAAAGCACCTGCTTTCTCTCTGGGAGTCTCACTTTGATGATCCTGCTACTATGCGGAGGATTCACTGGGCCATGGCCATCGACCTCAACAAATGTACAGGTTGTGGTGCATGTGTAGTAAGTTGCCAGGCTGAAAACAACGTACCGGTTGTAGGTAAGCAAGAAGTAATGGATCGTCGTGCCATGCACTGGATGCGAATCGACCGTTACTACAGCGGAAATCCTGAAAATCCGGATACTGTATTCCAGCCGATGATGTGTCAGCACTGTGATAATGCTCCTTGTGAGACAGTTTGTCCGGTATTGGCTACCATCCACAGTGATGAAGGCCTGAACCAAATGGCTTACAACCGCTGTGTAGGTACACGTTACTGTGCCAACAACTGCCCATACAAAGTTCGTCGCTTCAACTGGTTCAACTATACCAATGGTGAGCAGTTTACAGACATCAACCCAGCCCACAATGATCTCGGTCGTTTGGTTCTGAATCCAGATGTAACAGTACGCTTTAGAGGAGTAATGGAAAAATGCTCTTTCTGTGTACAACGTTTGCAGGAGGCTAAACTTCGCGCCAAGGTTAATCAGGGTTCATCTCTGGTTAAACCCGAGCCTAACTTCCGCGGATACACCGCTTGTCAGCAGTCTTGCCCAACTGGAGCTATCGTATTCGGAGACAGAAATGATCCCGAAAGCGAAATCTCTAAACTCTGGAGCGAAGATAATGAGCGTAAGTACCTCGCACTGGAAGAAGTGAAGACTCTCTCTTCAGTTGCATACCTCACCAAAGTTCGTAACAGAACCGAAGCTGAGTATGAAGAGATCAAAGAAGAAAAACATAACGAAATATATTCATAA
- the nrfD gene encoding NrfD/PsrC family molybdoenzyme membrane anchor subunit, which translates to MSHVESPIRQKWVTNTDYYKQVSDDVFAPIEAKPNKWWLLGTLFSAAVMTMGFAFIGWTVWEGIGSWGLNPTVGWAFDITNFVFWVGIGHAGTLISAVLLLFRQQWRNSINRASEAMTIFAVICAGAFPIIHMGRPWLAGWFGPLPNTRGSLWVNFNSPLLWDVFAISTYLTVSLVFWYLGMIPDFATLRDRLAKKGKKIGAAVYGALSFGWEGSSRNWSRFEIVSLILSGLATPLVLSVHSIVSMDFATSVIPGWHTTIFPPYFVAGAIFSGFGMVQTLMIITRKVYKLENYITMDHMESIAKIVLATGTLVGFAYMTEFFTAWYSGVMWERYIFINRAFGPYAWAYWIMFSCNMIVPQLFWFKKIRTNMTVTFIMSIFVNIGMWFERFVIIVTSLHQDFLPSSWTMYTPTITEYGILIGFFGVFFTLYLLFSKFLPVVNIFEVKTLVRNPKKPVDLEVTVKS; encoded by the coding sequence ATGAGCCACGTTGAATCACCCATTAGACAGAAATGGGTCACAAATACAGACTATTATAAGCAGGTTTCCGATGATGTTTTTGCTCCCATCGAAGCCAAACCCAACAAATGGTGGTTGCTGGGAACACTCTTCTCTGCTGCCGTAATGACCATGGGTTTTGCCTTCATTGGTTGGACCGTCTGGGAAGGTATCGGATCCTGGGGCCTCAATCCTACCGTAGGTTGGGCATTTGACATTACCAACTTCGTATTTTGGGTAGGTATTGGTCACGCAGGAACCCTGATTTCTGCGGTATTGTTACTTTTCAGACAGCAATGGAGAAACTCCATCAACCGTGCATCTGAGGCGATGACTATTTTCGCTGTAATCTGTGCGGGTGCTTTCCCAATTATTCACATGGGGCGTCCCTGGTTGGCCGGTTGGTTCGGACCTCTGCCCAATACACGTGGATCTCTCTGGGTAAACTTCAATTCTCCGCTTCTCTGGGACGTTTTTGCTATTTCTACCTATCTGACCGTTTCATTGGTCTTCTGGTATCTAGGTATGATTCCTGATTTTGCAACCCTAAGAGATAGACTGGCTAAGAAAGGTAAAAAGATAGGAGCTGCTGTTTATGGAGCACTTAGTTTTGGATGGGAAGGTTCTTCCAGAAACTGGTCTCGCTTTGAGATTGTTTCTCTGATCCTTTCTGGTCTTGCAACTCCTCTGGTACTTTCTGTACACTCCATCGTAAGTATGGACTTTGCTACCTCGGTGATCCCCGGATGGCACACCACCATCTTCCCTCCTTACTTCGTGGCAGGAGCGATCTTCTCAGGATTTGGTATGGTACAAACCCTGATGATCATCACCCGCAAAGTTTACAAGCTAGAAAATTACATCACCATGGACCACATGGAGTCAATTGCGAAAATCGTATTGGCTACAGGTACCCTGGTTGGTTTCGCCTATATGACTGAGTTCTTTACTGCATGGTACTCAGGTGTGATGTGGGAACGCTACATCTTCATCAACCGTGCATTTGGGCCTTATGCCTGGGCATACTGGATAATGTTCTCCTGTAACATGATTGTTCCTCAGCTTTTCTGGTTCAAGAAGATCAGAACCAATATGACGGTAACATTCATCATGTCCATCTTCGTGAACATTGGGATGTGGTTCGAACGATTCGTGATCATTGTAACCTCGCTGCATCAGGACTTCCTGCCTTCCAGCTGGACAATGTACACACCAACCATTACCGAGTATGGAATCCTCATCGGATTCTTTGGAGTATTCTTTACCCTGTATCTACTCTTCTCAAAATTCCTTCCGGTTGTAAACATCTTCGAGGTGAAAACGCTGGTACGGAATCCTAAGAAGCCGGTTGATCTGGAAGTTACAGTGAAATCATAA
- a CDS encoding DUF3341 domain-containing protein, translating into MKKDFLLGKYWNPDALLEGLAALQKKGQLIYDVYTPFPVHGIEPYLGIKRTRLSVASFIYGCMGAMTALTMMGLIYGVLWPMNIGGKPSLAYPDAVPITFELTVLFAAHGMVLTFFIVGRYWPGKKAVLMDDRQTDDVFVVAIDKKKLDDEAAVRQIFADTGAYEITEKEVDKI; encoded by the coding sequence ATGAAAAAGGATTTTTTGCTTGGAAAATACTGGAACCCTGACGCACTTCTTGAAGGCCTCGCAGCTCTTCAGAAAAAGGGACAGTTGATATATGATGTGTACACTCCTTTCCCGGTTCATGGTATTGAGCCATATCTGGGAATCAAGCGTACCCGTCTCTCAGTTGCTTCATTCATTTATGGATGTATGGGAGCGATGACAGCTCTTACCATGATGGGACTTATTTACGGAGTTCTCTGGCCGATGAATATCGGTGGTAAGCCCTCTCTCGCCTATCCGGATGCAGTGCCCATTACCTTTGAGTTGACTGTACTTTTCGCAGCTCATGGTATGGTATTGACCTTCTTTATAGTAGGTCGTTATTGGCCGGGTAAAAAGGCTGTTTTGATGGATGACCGTCAAACAGATGATGTTTTCGTAGTTGCGATTGATAAGAAAAAGCTGGATGATGAAGCAGCGGTTCGTCAGATTTTTGCTGACACTGGTGCTTATGAGATCACAGAAAAAGAAGTAGACAAAATATGA
- a CDS encoding cytochrome c: MKAFRYTYTLVLALVLVGLGLTGCYNDKSVRNIEYSPNMYNSLPLEPYSQTVYSTNTGGNYSALPEGLDTVKYFTGNGFDSKTAAQTAPAGTVPRGESWYRGENFKPYHLENTFEGYEASAEVTSPLSDPAINDDGLNCTEATFQRGKETYEIMCIVCHGPNGKGQGSLVTKGAYAPPPAYNSAALKELPAGKMFHTLTYGKNNMGSYASQLSPQQRWEVICYIQKFQEQE; this comes from the coding sequence ATGAAAGCCTTCAGATATACATACACACTCGTACTCGCCCTCGTCCTTGTAGGACTGGGACTTACAGGTTGTTATAATGATAAATCTGTGAGAAACATTGAGTACTCACCCAACATGTACAACTCTCTCCCGCTGGAGCCTTATTCTCAAACTGTTTATTCTACGAATACAGGTGGGAACTATAGCGCGCTTCCAGAAGGATTGGATACAGTAAAATACTTTACAGGAAATGGCTTCGATAGCAAAACTGCTGCGCAAACCGCTCCTGCTGGTACGGTTCCAAGAGGAGAGTCCTGGTATAGAGGAGAGAATTTCAAGCCTTACCATCTTGAAAATACCTTTGAAGGCTATGAGGCATCTGCTGAAGTAACAAGTCCCCTTTCTGATCCTGCGATCAATGATGATGGGCTTAACTGTACAGAGGCTACTTTCCAAAGAGGAAAAGAAACCTATGAGATCATGTGTATCGTTTGTCATGGTCCCAATGGAAAAGGACAGGGAAGCCTGGTAACAAAAGGAGCCTATGCGCCTCCTCCTGCATATAATAGTGCAGCTCTCAAAGAACTTCCTGCCGGTAAGATGTTCCACACCCTTACTTATGGAAAGAACAATATGGGATCTTATGCATCTCAATTGAGCCCGCAGCAGCGCTGGGAAGTGATCTGCTACATCCAGAAATTTCAGGAACAAGAATAA
- a CDS encoding cytochrome c oxidase subunit II — MDSQSIISIIQGLLVFVVLLVFVNLYLVVRLKDIDPFKTWNRNLLNGGLFMVFLIGGVALATVSMVKWYPKMILLHNPASEHGVALDSMMWNTIWVTFLVVLVTNSLLFWFSWKYRGVEGRKGLYYPHNNKLEYLWTGVPAIVMTLLVGKGIIVWNDITMGDPKPGEISIEVVGKQFDWTYRYPGPDGQFGETKVGFIKPGTNEVGFNVNDKYAFDDVVLAGSDTVYFPVNNSIDLQIRARDVLHSATLAHFRVKMDAVPGMPTSFRFTPTLTTTEMRKRTNNPDFNYEMSCQQICGGGHWNMRRVIKVVSKEEFNSWLASKTSYFKQNAMALGLTDKDFEDVAAAFAEEAETLSMNQ, encoded by the coding sequence ATGGATTCGCAAAGTATCATAAGTATAATTCAGGGCCTGTTGGTGTTTGTGGTCTTGTTGGTTTTTGTCAACCTCTACCTCGTGGTAAGGCTCAAAGACATCGACCCATTCAAAACCTGGAACCGTAACCTGCTAAATGGAGGCCTTTTCATGGTTTTCTTAATTGGCGGAGTGGCTCTGGCAACAGTTTCCATGGTGAAATGGTATCCCAAAATGATCCTGCTTCACAATCCTGCTTCCGAGCATGGAGTTGCGTTGGATAGCATGATGTGGAACACCATCTGGGTTACTTTCCTGGTTGTGCTCGTTACCAATAGCCTCCTTTTCTGGTTTTCCTGGAAATACAGAGGAGTTGAAGGGCGCAAAGGCCTGTACTACCCACACAACAACAAATTGGAGTACCTCTGGACAGGTGTACCTGCAATTGTTATGACTTTGTTGGTAGGGAAGGGAATCATCGTGTGGAATGACATCACCATGGGCGATCCAAAGCCCGGTGAAATTTCTATAGAAGTAGTAGGAAAGCAGTTTGATTGGACGTACAGATATCCAGGTCCTGATGGTCAGTTTGGAGAAACTAAAGTTGGTTTCATCAAACCGGGTACCAATGAGGTTGGATTCAACGTCAATGACAAATATGCTTTTGATGATGTTGTACTTGCAGGTTCAGATACGGTTTATTTCCCCGTAAACAATAGCATAGACCTTCAAATCCGCGCAAGAGATGTACTCCATAGTGCTACCCTTGCTCACTTTCGGGTGAAAATGGATGCTGTTCCGGGTATGCCTACGAGCTTCCGTTTTACGCCTACCCTCACTACCACTGAGATGCGTAAGCGTACCAACAATCCTGACTTCAATTATGAAATGTCTTGCCAGCAGATTTGCGGGGGAGGACACTGGAATATGAGAAGAGTAATCAAAGTGGTAAGTAAAGAAGAGTTCAATTCCTGGTTGGCCAGTAAGACTTCTTACTTTAAGCAAAATGCAATGGCGCTTGGACTGACAGACAAGGATTTTGAAGACGTAGCTGCTGCCTTCGCTGAAGAAGCTGAAACCCTAAGTATGAATCAATAA
- a CDS encoding c-type cytochrome, whose amino-acid sequence MRCKPWVNILTSLTLFFLLATATPISAQISVASGDATQGETLFKANCTTCHPAVTRKGTGPMLKDIHTKYAGDEEWLGSWIRNSPKMIFVDKDAKAIALWEANNKAAMNAFPTFTDQDISNLLAYIKVESEPKAPVNTVNNVAGQPTDPFADPTIYYGLLTLIAALFIVALLLVVIAAILVTSVRSKEGKEPFEFANVMETSKAMLQNKFVITLITVFVLVGGLAKTIMEARTVGLHQGYMPEQPINFSHKIHAGEYEIDCKYCHTGTTKSKSAWIPSVNVCMNCHKAIYNRHEPTERHPDAMGDNDISPEIAKIYKAVGWDPEEVAYIEGYEQQPIEWIRIHNIPDHAYFNHAQHVVVGNLECQTCHGPVEEMEVVYQYSDLGMGWCINCHRNEKVKVLGEPTDYTVADMGGLDCARCHY is encoded by the coding sequence ATGAGATGCAAACCCTGGGTTAACATACTCACAAGTTTGACCCTCTTCTTTCTTCTCGCTACTGCGACACCGATTTCAGCTCAAATCTCAGTCGCTAGTGGAGATGCTACTCAAGGAGAGACCCTTTTCAAAGCTAACTGTACGACCTGCCACCCCGCCGTGACCCGTAAGGGCACTGGACCGATGTTGAAAGACATTCATACCAAGTATGCGGGTGATGAGGAATGGTTGGGAAGCTGGATTCGTAATTCGCCCAAGATGATCTTTGTTGACAAAGACGCCAAGGCGATCGCATTATGGGAAGCTAATAATAAAGCTGCCATGAATGCCTTTCCTACTTTTACGGATCAGGATATCTCAAACCTTCTTGCCTACATCAAGGTGGAGTCTGAGCCAAAAGCTCCTGTAAATACAGTTAATAATGTAGCTGGACAGCCTACTGATCCGTTTGCAGATCCTACGATCTACTATGGATTGCTTACGCTGATCGCAGCTTTGTTCATCGTTGCCTTACTCCTCGTAGTAATCGCTGCGATTTTGGTTACTTCAGTTCGGTCGAAAGAAGGCAAAGAGCCTTTCGAGTTTGCCAATGTGATGGAAACCAGCAAAGCCATGCTGCAAAACAAATTCGTGATCACCCTGATTACGGTCTTTGTTTTGGTAGGAGGTTTAGCCAAAACCATCATGGAAGCAAGAACAGTCGGCCTGCACCAGGGATACATGCCTGAGCAGCCGATCAACTTCAGCCACAAAATTCATGCAGGAGAGTATGAAATTGACTGTAAGTATTGCCACACAGGTACTACCAAGAGTAAGAGTGCGTGGATTCCTTCAGTCAATGTCTGTATGAATTGCCACAAGGCTATCTACAATCGTCATGAGCCTACAGAGCGTCATCCTGATGCCATGGGAGATAATGATATCTCACCGGAAATCGCAAAAATCTACAAAGCTGTAGGTTGGGATCCGGAAGAAGTAGCCTATATAGAGGGATACGAACAGCAGCCTATCGAATGGATTCGTATTCACAACATCCCCGATCATGCTTATTTCAACCATGCCCAACACGTAGTTGTGGGTAATCTGGAATGCCAGACCTGCCACGGACCGGTTGAGGAAATGGAAGTTGTTTATCAATACTCAGACCTCGGTATGGGTTGGTGTATCAACTGCCACAGAAATGAAAAAGTCAAAGTCCTGGGAGAACCTACTGACTATACCGTAGCTGACATGGGAGGACTGGATTGTGCGAGATGTCATTATTAA
- a CDS encoding cbb3-type cytochrome c oxidase subunit I yields MSAVAHDTHTDDHHDHHDHHHGSFLTTYVFSTDHKTIAKQFLITGIIMAIFGIFMSTLFRLQLAFPETSFPFLETLLGKWGEGGQINPEFYLALVTMHGTFMVFFVLTAGLSGTFSNYLIPLQIGARDMASGFINMLSYWFFFASSVIMLGSLFIETGPASGGWTIYPPLSALPQAMSGSGTGMTLWLISMTLFIVSSLTGGINYITTVLNLRTQGMDMYKLPLTVWAFFLTAILGVLSFPVLFSAALLLMFDRLAGTSFYLSDIFIGGELLHYQGGSPILYQHLFWFLGHPEVYIVLLPALGISSEIISVHSRKPIFGYRAMVLSMLAIAVLSFIVWAHHMFVTGMNPFLGTIFMLFTLVIAVPSAIKAFNYITTLWKGNIQFNPPMLFAIGLVSFFITGGITGIWLGNAALDIPLHDTYFVTAHFHLVMGSASAFGFFAGIYQWFPKMFGRMMNKRLGYIHFWLTFISLYMVFFPMHYMGLGGVARHYYKYTAFDFMGGFGDLSLFITIAAIIGAFSQFIFLYNFVTSIFWGKEAPLNPWKANTLEWTTPRNPGHGNWPGEIPHVYRGPYEYSKPGIKEDYLPQHIPDEEVEYEEGFPAPSVPKRDTPSVPIENLDEVEQKDE; encoded by the coding sequence ATGTCTGCAGTTGCACACGATACGCACACAGATGATCATCACGATCACCATGATCATCATCATGGAAGCTTCCTGACAACTTATGTGTTCAGTACGGACCATAAGACAATTGCGAAGCAGTTCCTGATCACGGGGATCATCATGGCAATCTTCGGGATTTTCATGTCAACGCTATTCCGTCTGCAGTTGGCTTTTCCTGAGACTTCTTTCCCTTTCCTGGAAACCCTTCTTGGAAAATGGGGTGAAGGAGGTCAGATCAATCCTGAATTCTACCTCGCACTGGTTACTATGCATGGTACCTTCATGGTATTCTTTGTATTGACGGCTGGTTTGAGTGGAACCTTTAGTAACTATCTGATTCCACTTCAGATTGGAGCAAGAGATATGGCTTCCGGCTTTATCAATATGCTTTCTTACTGGTTCTTCTTTGCCTCTTCTGTGATCATGCTGGGCTCTCTCTTTATTGAAACCGGTCCTGCATCTGGAGGATGGACGATTTATCCTCCCTTGAGTGCATTGCCTCAGGCCATGTCCGGTTCAGGTACAGGGATGACACTCTGGTTGATCTCTATGACACTTTTCATTGTGTCTTCTCTGACAGGAGGTATCAACTATATCACAACTGTATTGAACCTGCGTACCCAGGGGATGGATATGTACAAACTTCCTCTGACTGTATGGGCATTCTTCCTGACAGCGATTTTGGGAGTACTTTCTTTCCCGGTTCTTTTCTCTGCAGCTTTGCTGTTGATGTTTGACCGACTGGCAGGTACCAGTTTTTATCTATCTGACATATTTATAGGAGGTGAATTGCTCCACTATCAGGGAGGTAGCCCTATTCTATACCAGCATTTGTTCTGGTTCCTGGGCCACCCCGAGGTATACATTGTACTTCTCCCTGCCCTGGGTATTTCTTCTGAAATTATATCTGTACACTCGCGTAAACCTATCTTCGGATATCGCGCGATGGTACTCTCCATGCTTGCAATTGCAGTACTGTCCTTTATTGTATGGGCCCACCACATGTTCGTAACCGGTATGAATCCCTTCCTGGGGACGATATTCATGCTCTTTACGCTGGTGATAGCGGTGCCCTCGGCGATCAAGGCCTTTAACTATATAACGACCTTGTGGAAAGGTAACATACAGTTTAACCCGCCGATGCTCTTTGCGATTGGTTTGGTATCCTTCTTTATCACGGGAGGTATCACCGGTATCTGGTTGGGTAATGCTGCATTGGATATACCGCTTCACGATACCTATTTCGTAACGGCTCACTTCCACCTTGTGATGGGTAGTGCATCTGCCTTCGGATTCTTTGCCGGTATCTATCAGTGGTTCCCGAAAATGTTTGGTCGTATGATGAACAAACGTTTGGGATATATTCACTTCTGGTTGACATTTATCTCCTTGTATATGGTCTTCTTCCCTATGCACTATATGGGCTTGGGAGGAGTAGCACGCCACTATTACAAGTACACTGCTTTCGATTTCATGGGAGGCTTCGGTGATCTAAGTTTGTTTATCACAATTGCTGCGATTATCGGTGCATTCTCACAATTCATCTTCCTTTACAACTTCGTTACCAGTATCTTCTGGGGTAAGGAAGCGCCACTGAATCCATGGAAAGCAAATACATTGGAGTGGACTACACCAAGAAATCCTGGACACGGAAACTGGCCTGGAGAAATCCCACATGTTTACCGTGGACCTTACGAATACAGCAAGCCTGGTATCAAAGAAGACTATCTCCCTCAGCATATTCCTGATGAGGAAGTGGAATACGAAGAAGGTTTCCCTGCTCCATCCGTTCCAAAAAGAGATACACCTTCTGTTCCGATTGAAAACCTTGATGAGGTAGAACAGAAAGACGAATAG